A window of the Brachybacterium sacelli genome harbors these coding sequences:
- a CDS encoding DUF3052 domain-containing protein, with the protein MAGTASDNTTKGHVMARTIAEKLQIKPGTELLLGPSSPDQRALLDPLPEHVTVVDGIDRDTIGVAVMFAQSRDELETLLDDVFPLLSTPKAVWIGYPKGNKADINRDSIWKRAEESGWTLNGNISLSDTWSSVRLKPAN; encoded by the coding sequence GTGGCTGGCACCGCCAGCGACAACACGACGAAAGGCCATGTCATGGCGCGCACGATCGCGGAGAAACTTCAGATCAAGCCCGGCACCGAGCTGCTGCTCGGCCCCTCCTCGCCCGACCAGCGAGCACTGCTCGATCCCCTCCCTGAACACGTCACCGTCGTCGACGGGATCGACCGCGACACCATCGGGGTCGCGGTGATGTTTGCCCAAAGCCGTGACGAACTGGAAACGCTGCTCGACGATGTGTTCCCGCTGCTGTCGACGCCGAAGGCCGTTTGGATCGGATACCCGAAGGGCAACAAGGCCGACATCAATCGCGACAGCATCTGGAAGCGCGCCGAGGAATCAGGCTGGACCCTCAACGGCAATATCTCGCTCTCCGACACCTGGTCGTCGGTCCGTCTCAAGCCCGCGAACTGA
- the istA gene encoding IS21 family transposase, protein MAREARTPRVDLYAAIRRDAKEGLSKRALQRKHGVGYRTVAAALASAWPKEPKPPPKRGSRLDPYRSVIDGWLRDDLDAPRKQRHTAKRIFGRLLDEHDAIGVVSYGMVRDYVATRRREIRIETGREPVTTFIPQTHLPGREGEVDFGEVVVRLRGKLVTCTLFSLRLSYSGKAVHRISASAGQEAFFEGHVHAFRVLGGVPTGKIRYDNLKAAVASVIGFSRQRVEADRWTAFRSHYGIEAFYCQPGITGAHEKGGVEGDIGWFRRNHLVPIPEADSIEQLNAMLDAWDRSDEQRRIASRAHTIGEHFAAEQPLLAALPTEPFETGRWFTPRVDRFAQVSVRMNKYSAPARYVGRQIRVLLHASELVVYDGHKEVARHERLMTKGGVQLDLDHYLEVLLRKPGALPGATALEQARKTGRFTPIHDEWWAAACKTHGDAEGTRALIEVLLLHRHLAHEHVVAGLTAALRAGGHTADVVALEARKAEDQTRDNSGAPDSAVSPRSDPTVIASLTERRLRKPLPVDTRPPPTVDQYDQLLRRRSRAQE, encoded by the coding sequence ATGGCGCGTGAAGCACGAACGCCCCGTGTCGACCTCTATGCAGCAATTCGACGTGATGCCAAGGAGGGCCTGTCGAAACGGGCACTGCAACGCAAGCACGGAGTCGGGTACCGCACAGTAGCGGCAGCCTTGGCCTCGGCATGGCCCAAGGAGCCCAAGCCGCCACCGAAGAGGGGGTCGCGGCTCGACCCCTACCGGTCAGTGATCGACGGCTGGCTCCGCGATGACCTGGACGCGCCGAGGAAGCAGCGACATACCGCAAAGCGCATCTTCGGCCGGCTCCTCGACGAGCACGACGCCATTGGAGTGGTGTCGTACGGGATGGTGCGTGACTACGTCGCGACCCGTCGCCGCGAGATCCGTATCGAAACCGGGCGGGAGCCCGTCACCACGTTCATCCCGCAGACCCACCTGCCCGGCCGCGAGGGCGAGGTTGACTTCGGCGAGGTCGTCGTACGGCTGCGCGGAAAGCTGGTGACCTGCACGCTGTTCAGCCTGCGACTGTCCTACTCTGGGAAGGCCGTCCACAGGATCAGCGCCTCGGCCGGGCAGGAGGCGTTCTTCGAAGGCCACGTACACGCCTTCCGTGTCCTGGGCGGGGTGCCGACCGGGAAGATCCGTTACGACAACCTGAAAGCCGCCGTCGCGTCCGTGATCGGGTTCTCCCGTCAGCGGGTCGAGGCGGATCGGTGGACCGCGTTCCGCTCCCACTACGGGATCGAGGCGTTCTACTGCCAGCCAGGGATCACCGGCGCGCACGAGAAGGGCGGCGTCGAGGGCGACATCGGCTGGTTTCGCCGCAACCACCTCGTCCCCATCCCAGAAGCCGACTCCATCGAGCAGCTCAACGCCATGCTCGACGCCTGGGACCGCAGCGACGAGCAACGCAGGATCGCCTCACGCGCGCACACCATCGGCGAGCACTTCGCAGCCGAGCAACCACTCCTCGCTGCGCTCCCGACCGAGCCGTTCGAGACCGGCCGATGGTTCACCCCGCGGGTCGACAGGTTCGCTCAGGTGAGCGTCCGGATGAACAAGTACTCCGCGCCAGCCCGCTACGTCGGTCGCCAAATCAGGGTCCTGCTACATGCCAGCGAGCTGGTCGTCTACGACGGCCACAAGGAGGTGGCGCGCCACGAGCGGCTGATGACCAAGGGCGGTGTCCAGCTCGACCTGGACCACTACCTCGAGGTCCTCCTCCGCAAACCCGGAGCGCTCCCCGGAGCCACCGCCCTCGAGCAAGCCCGGAAGACCGGCCGGTTCACCCCAATACATGACGAGTGGTGGGCCGCGGCCTGCAAGACCCATGGCGATGCCGAGGGCACCCGCGCCCTGATCGAGGTCCTGCTCCTGCACCGACACCTCGCGCACGAGCATGTCGTCGCCGGGCTAACCGCCGCCCTGCGAGCCGGTGGGCACACAGCCGACGTCGTCGCGCTCGAAGCGCGTAAGGCCGAAGACCAAACCCGCGACAACAGCGGCGCGCCCGACTCCGCGGTCTCCCCTCGAAGCGACCCCACCGTGATCGCCTCGCTCACCGAACGGCGACTACGCAAGCCCTTGCCCGTCGATACCCGCCCGCCGCCGACCGTCGACCAGTACGACCAGCTGCTACGACGCCGATCTCGCGCCCAGGAGTGA
- a CDS encoding SRPBCC family protein, with protein MTTHEDLTRIEVDQYFPHTPSKLWRALTTPELMAQWLMPNDFEPVVGHRFTFWARPVAQTGFSGRITCEVLDLLPQKMLRISWADAQQPEWMATTVTWTLQPEGKGTRLFLEHAGFDPDDPTQQLARKFMNGGWRSHVLRRMSELLQHLH; from the coding sequence ATGACCACGCATGAAGACCTGACCCGGATCGAAGTCGACCAGTACTTCCCGCACACGCCCTCTAAACTGTGGCGGGCCCTGACGACGCCGGAGCTGATGGCGCAGTGGCTCATGCCCAACGATTTCGAACCCGTCGTGGGTCACCGGTTCACCTTCTGGGCACGCCCCGTCGCGCAGACCGGATTCTCCGGACGGATCACGTGTGAGGTGCTCGACCTGCTGCCCCAGAAGATGCTTCGGATCAGCTGGGCAGACGCCCAACAGCCCGAGTGGATGGCGACCACCGTCACCTGGACGCTGCAGCCCGAAGGGAAGGGCACCCGCCTGTTCCTCGAACACGCCGGCTTCGACCCCGACGACCCCACACAGCAACTCGCCCGGAAGTTCATGAACGGCGGCTGGCGCAGCCACGTCCTGCGCCGAATGAGCGAACTGCTCCAGCACCTCCACTGA
- a CDS encoding ABC transporter permease, whose translation MTATIHTTVTPIPSAGLAATSATIGSKTLKVFLRDPQAVFPTLLQGVLFLLVFRYVFAGAIDSAPLTYVDYMTPGIITTTLLFGSSQAAVTVAKERSAGFSDRVLSMPVARAGITLGRLAAQSTIVVAAALTTLLAAFVTGFKPHAGVRELVLALAMLVLYSVAFAALFLALGSAASSPEAAQGLAFIAIPLTFISSAIVPTASMPGWLAAVADFQPLTPMIDALRGLTQSDLIGVDQTSLMAALAWSAGILLVSVIMAVRLASRTKALN comes from the coding sequence ATGACCGCCACTATCCACACGACAGTGACCCCGATTCCGTCAGCGGGCCTAGCTGCCACCAGCGCCACGATCGGGTCGAAGACTCTGAAGGTGTTCCTTCGCGACCCGCAGGCCGTGTTCCCCACCCTGTTGCAGGGCGTTCTCTTCCTGCTCGTGTTCCGCTACGTCTTCGCCGGCGCAATCGATTCCGCTCCGCTGACATACGTCGACTACATGACGCCCGGCATCATCACCACCACACTGCTGTTCGGATCGTCCCAGGCCGCGGTCACCGTCGCCAAGGAACGCTCCGCCGGGTTCTCCGACCGCGTCCTGTCAATGCCGGTGGCTCGCGCCGGGATCACACTGGGACGGCTCGCCGCCCAGTCGACGATCGTGGTGGCCGCAGCACTCACCACCCTCCTCGCGGCCTTCGTCACCGGCTTCAAACCCCACGCAGGCGTACGCGAACTCGTCTTGGCGTTGGCGATGCTGGTGCTCTATTCGGTTGCGTTCGCCGCGCTGTTCCTCGCGCTCGGGTCAGCGGCCTCCAGCCCGGAGGCCGCCCAGGGGCTGGCGTTCATCGCGATTCCGCTCACCTTCATCTCCAGCGCGATCGTCCCCACCGCGTCGATGCCAGGCTGGCTGGCAGCGGTCGCCGACTTCCAGCCGCTCACTCCGATGATCGACGCACTGCGTGGCCTCACCCAGTCCGACCTGATCGGCGTCGACCAAACCTCGCTGATGGCCGCCCTCGCTTGGTCGGCCGGGATCCTGCTGGTTTCGGTGATCATGGCGGTCCGTCTCGCGTCGCGGACCAAGGCGCTCAACTAA
- a CDS encoding ATP-binding cassette domain-containing protein yields the protein MTTGQSTQTPNTDVAVQALGLQIEYPERTVMRDLNLSAPAGRVTAVLGRNGAGKTTLVRAIATLQPYRAGSLRVLGHEVKDEAQTVRGIVGLAGQHAAVVAELTGVENLRMVARLYGLSPREARQAAAGVIDGFALSEFVDRRVSTYSGGQRRRLDLAATFVNRPSLLLLDEPTTGLDPHSRNSLWETIRSLPLNGTSVLLTTQYLEEAQRLADEVVIIDEGRVIQAGTPNQLRRTMASTTLSLVTHAPLSSDQAKALAERLRGEIRDLGDNELTVTGQFDLDAAHRAVTEQGILDITEFSVSPPTLDDVFLSMTGSEASP from the coding sequence ATGACGACAGGACAGTCAACTCAGACTCCGAACACCGACGTCGCGGTCCAGGCGCTCGGCCTGCAGATCGAGTACCCGGAGCGCACCGTGATGAGGGACCTGAATCTGAGCGCTCCCGCGGGACGGGTCACAGCGGTCCTGGGACGCAACGGCGCTGGGAAAACCACCCTGGTGCGAGCAATCGCGACCCTCCAGCCCTACCGGGCCGGATCGCTCCGCGTTCTCGGGCACGAGGTGAAGGACGAAGCCCAGACGGTTCGGGGGATTGTCGGCCTGGCGGGACAGCACGCCGCCGTTGTCGCCGAGCTGACTGGCGTCGAGAACCTACGCATGGTTGCCCGCCTCTACGGTCTCTCACCGCGCGAGGCCCGCCAGGCCGCTGCAGGGGTGATCGACGGGTTCGCGTTGAGCGAGTTCGTCGACCGACGCGTTTCCACCTACTCCGGCGGTCAACGCCGCCGCCTCGACCTGGCCGCGACATTCGTGAACAGGCCATCGCTGTTGCTGCTCGACGAGCCGACCACCGGGCTGGACCCCCACAGCCGCAACAGCCTCTGGGAGACCATCCGATCCCTACCTCTGAACGGCACATCGGTGCTGCTGACCACCCAGTACTTGGAGGAGGCACAGCGTCTCGCTGACGAAGTGGTAATCATCGACGAGGGCCGCGTCATCCAGGCCGGAACTCCGAACCAACTTCGTCGCACGATGGCCAGCACCACGCTGAGTCTTGTCACCCACGCACCGCTGTCCAGCGACCAGGCCAAGGCGCTGGCGGAACGGCTGCGCGGCGAGATCCGCGACCTCGGAGACAACGAGCTGACGGTGACCGGCCAATTCGACCTCGACGCCGCGCATCGCGCGGTGACCGAGCAGGGGATCCTCGACATCACCGAGTTCTCCGTGTCGCCGCCGACGCTCGACGACGTCTTCCTCTCTATGACCGGAAGCGAGGCAAGCCCATGA